The Acanthopagrus latus isolate v.2019 chromosome 13, fAcaLat1.1, whole genome shotgun sequence genome contains a region encoding:
- the LOC119030795 gene encoding putative gustatory receptor clone PTE03 isoform X2 produces the protein MFISLILARLRLTLCTMENQTLGSDILLLEGLKVTPQSSIPAFILLLLIYIFIMVTNIGLVVLITMERSLHQPMYLLFCNMSINDIFGASTIIPRLLSDIFIPSTDRYIHYVDCVIQAFCSHFHASASHTVLMIMTFDRYVAICNPLRYTTIMTRKMMLALSLSAWMVALVMVLILVGLSVRLSRCRWIIFNPFCDNASLFKLSCESVLINNIYGLGYTVVLVGSSITSVTLTYLKIAAVCVFSKNKALNSKALQTCATHLAVYIIMFVSGAIIIILHRFQNISDHRKMASILFHVVPPALNAVIYGHLHIFNQPVLFLHQLSY, from the exons ATGTTTATCTCTCTCATCCTTGCTAGGCTGAGATTAACCCTCTGCACTATGGAGAACCAGACTTTGGGTTCAGACATTCTGCTCCTGGAGGGGTTAAAGGTCACCCCCCAGTCCTCCATTCCtgccttcatcctcctcctcctcatttacATCTTCATCATGGTGACAAACATCGGCCTGGTTGTCCTGATCACCATGGAGAGGAGCCTCCACCAGCCCATGTATCTGCTCTTTTGCAACATGAGtattaatgatatttttggTGCCTCGACCATCATCCCTCGCCTGCTGAGTGACATTTTTATCCCAAGCACAGACCGCTACATTCATTATGTCGATTGTGTTATTCAGGCTTTTTGTAGTCACTTCCATGCAAGTGCCTCTCACACAGTACTCATGATCATGACTTTTGATCGATATGTGGCCATCTGCAACCCACTGCGATACACCACCATCATGACCAGGAAGATGATGTTGGCACTGTCGCTGTCAGCCTGGATGGTGGCATTAGTGATGGTGCTGATCCTTGTGGGCCTCAGCGTCCGCCTGTCCCGCTGCAGGTGGATTATATTCAACCCATTCTGTGACAACGCCTCCTTGTTCAAGCTGTCCTGTGAGAGCGTCCTAATCAATAACATATACGGCCTTGGCTACACGGTGGTTCTTGTGGGCTCCTCCATCACCAGCGTCACTCTCACCTACCTGAAGattgctgcagtgtgtgtgttcagtaaaaACAAGGCTCTGAACAGCAAAGCACTGCAGACCTGCGCCACTCACCTGGCTGTGTACATCATCATGTTTGTGTCGGgggccatcatcatcatcctccaccGCTTTCAGAACATTTCAGATCACAGGAAAATGGCGTCCATCTTGTTCCATGTGGTCCCTCCGGCTCTTAATGCAGTTATTTACGGA caTCTGCATATCTTCAACCAGCCAGTGCTGTTTCTTCATCAACTAAGTTATTGA
- the LOC119030795 gene encoding olfactory receptor 146-like isoform X1 codes for MFISLILARLRLTLCTMENQTLGSDILLLEGLKVTPQSSIPAFILLLLIYIFIMVTNIGLVVLITMERSLHQPMYLLFCNMSINDIFGASTIIPRLLSDIFIPSTDRYIHYVDCVIQAFCSHFHASASHTVLMIMTFDRYVAICNPLRYTTIMTRKMMLALSLSAWMVALVMVLILVGLSVRLSRCRWIIFNPFCDNASLFKLSCESVLINNIYGLGYTVVLVGSSITSVTLTYLKIAAVCVFSKNKALNSKALQTCATHLAVYIIMFVSGAIIIILHRFQNISDHRKMASILFHVVPPALNAVIYGLQIKAVRQKIFIMFTKNTMTVTDVK; via the coding sequence ATGTTTATCTCTCTCATCCTTGCTAGGCTGAGATTAACCCTCTGCACTATGGAGAACCAGACTTTGGGTTCAGACATTCTGCTCCTGGAGGGGTTAAAGGTCACCCCCCAGTCCTCCATTCCtgccttcatcctcctcctcctcatttacATCTTCATCATGGTGACAAACATCGGCCTGGTTGTCCTGATCACCATGGAGAGGAGCCTCCACCAGCCCATGTATCTGCTCTTTTGCAACATGAGtattaatgatatttttggTGCCTCGACCATCATCCCTCGCCTGCTGAGTGACATTTTTATCCCAAGCACAGACCGCTACATTCATTATGTCGATTGTGTTATTCAGGCTTTTTGTAGTCACTTCCATGCAAGTGCCTCTCACACAGTACTCATGATCATGACTTTTGATCGATATGTGGCCATCTGCAACCCACTGCGATACACCACCATCATGACCAGGAAGATGATGTTGGCACTGTCGCTGTCAGCCTGGATGGTGGCATTAGTGATGGTGCTGATCCTTGTGGGCCTCAGCGTCCGCCTGTCCCGCTGCAGGTGGATTATATTCAACCCATTCTGTGACAACGCCTCCTTGTTCAAGCTGTCCTGTGAGAGCGTCCTAATCAATAACATATACGGCCTTGGCTACACGGTGGTTCTTGTGGGCTCCTCCATCACCAGCGTCACTCTCACCTACCTGAAGattgctgcagtgtgtgtgttcagtaaaaACAAGGCTCTGAACAGCAAAGCACTGCAGACCTGCGCCACTCACCTGGCTGTGTACATCATCATGTTTGTGTCGGgggccatcatcatcatcctccaccGCTTTCAGAACATTTCAGATCACAGGAAAATGGCGTCCATCTTGTTCCATGTGGTCCCTCCGGCTCTTAATGCAGTTATTTACGGACTGCAAATCAAAGCGGTCAGACAAAAGattttcatcatgtttacaAAGAATACAATGACTGTGACAGATGTGAAATGA
- the LOC119030798 gene encoding olfactory receptor 52N5-like, which produces MENQTFMVDILVLEGLMVTSQSFIPAFVLLLLVYIFIVVSNIGLVVLIFRSTSLRQPMYLLLCNMSINDVFGATIIIPHVFRDLLISNSKRYIHYIDCAIQAFCVHLHASASHTVLMIMAFDRYVAICNPLRYATIMTNSAVVKLSVVAWGTAFVLVLILVGLSVRLSRCRWIIFNPFCDNASLFKLSCESVLINNIYGLSYTVVLLGSSMCSITLTYLKIAAVCVISKNKAVNSKALQTCATHLAVYIILLVSGFIIVILHRFPHLSDHRKVASVMGHVALPALNAVIYGLQIKEVRQRIMTLFRNGKVMEAK; this is translated from the coding sequence ATGGAAAACCAGACTTTCATGGTGGATATCCTTGTCCTGGAGGGGTTAATGGTCACCTCTCAGTCTTTTATTCCTGCTTTTGTCTTACTTCTCCTTGTTTACATCTTCATCGTGGTGTCAAACATCGGCCTGGTTGTCCTGATCTTCAGGAGTACGAGCCTTCGCCAGCCTATGTATCTGCTTCTTTGCAACATGAgtattaatgatgtttttggGGCCACGATAATTATACCACATGTATTCAGAGATCTTTTAATATCAAACTCAAAGCGGTACATTCATTATATTGACTGTGCCATTCAGGCCTTCTGTGTTCATCTCCATGCAAGTGCCTCTCACACTGTACTCATGATCATGGCTTTTGATCGTTACGTGGCCATCTGCAACCCACTGCGATACGCCACCATCATGACCAACAGTGCAGTGGTCAAGTTGTCGGTGGTGGCCTGGGGGACGGCCTTCGTGCTGGTGTTGATCCTTGTGGGCCTCAGCGTCCGTCTTTCACGCTGCAGGTGGATTATATTCAACCCATTCTGTGACAACGCCTCCTTGTTCAAGCTGTCCTGTGAGAGCGTCCTCATCAATAACATCTACGGCCTCAGCTACACGGTGGTTCTGCTGGGCTCCTCCATGTGCAGCATAACTCTCACCTACCTGAAGAtcgctgcagtgtgtgtgatcagtaAAAACAAGGCGGTGAACAGCAAAGCGCTGCAGACCTGCGCCACTCACCTGGCTGTGTACATCATCCTCCTGGTGTCGGgcttcatcatcgtcatcctgCACCGTTTTCCTCATCTGTCTGACCACAGGAAGGTGGCGTCAGTCATGGGACATGTGGCCCTGCCTGCCCTGAATGCTGTCATCTATGGGCTACAGATTAAAGAGGTCAGGCAAAGGATTATGACTTTATTCCGTAACGGTAAAGTAATGGAAGCAAAATGA
- the LOC119031641 gene encoding olfactory receptor 52Z1-like, whose amino-acid sequence MENQTFSEDLILLEGLKVSTQSSLPSFIFLLLIYIFAVVSNISLVSLIFTTRRLHQPMYLFFCNMSINDIFGASIITPHILRNIFTPPSERVIDYNSCVIQAFCVHLYAGASHTILMIMAFDRYMAICKPLQYATIMTKTMVVKLSVGAWTAALFFVAILLGLTIRLSRCRRVIYNPFCDNPTLFKLSCESILINNIYGLGYTVVLLGSSIGSISLTYLKIASVCLSSKNKALNSKALQTCSTHLAVYIFLLVSGFIIVFLHRFPHLSDHRKVASVLVQVTLPGFNAVIYGLQIKEIKQRIITLFNNSKVALIK is encoded by the coding sequence atgGAGAACCAGACTTTCAGTGAGGATCTTATACTTCTGGAGGGATTAAAAGTCTCCACCCaatcctcccttccttccttcatcttcctcttgctCATCTATATCTTTGCTGTGGTGTCCAACATTAGTCTTGTCAGCTTGATCTTTACCACCAGGCGCCTCCACCAGCCCATGTATCTGTTCTTCTGCAACATGAgtattaatgacatttttgggGCCTCGATCATCACACCGCACATActgagaaacattttcacaccacCTTCAGAGCGAGTCATTGATTATAATAGCTGTGTCATTCAGGCCTTCTGTGTTCACCTCTATGCGGGCGCCAGTCACACCATACTCATGATTATGGCCTTTGACCGCTATATGGCCATCTGCAAGCCTCTTCAATATGCCACCATCATGACCAAGACGATGGTGGTGAAGCTGTCGGTGGGAGCCTGGACAGCAGCTCTTTTCTTTGTAGCAATCCTCTTGGGTCTCACTATACGCTTGTCACGCTGCAGGCGAGTTATATACAACCCATTCTGTGACAACCCCACCTTGTTCAAGCTGTCCTGTGAGAGCATCCTCATCAATAACATCTATGGCCTCGGCTACACTGTGGTCCTGCTGGGCTCCTCCATCGGCAGCATAAGTCTGACATACTTGAAAATTGCTTCAGTGTGTCTCAGCAGTAAGAACAAGGCGCTGAACAGCAAAGCGCTGCAGACTTGCTCCACCCACCTGGCCGTGTACATCTTCCTGCTGGTGTCGGGCTTCATTATAGTCTTCCTGCACCGTTTCCCCCACCTGTCAGACCACAGGAAGGTTGCATCTGTCTTAGTTCAAGTGACACTGCCTGGTTTCAATGCAGTTATCTACGGCCTGCAAATAAAAGAGATAAAACAGAGGATTATCACTTTGTTTAATAACAGTAAAGTGGCTCTAATAAAATGA
- the LOC119030796 gene encoding olfactory receptor 52N5-like, translating into MENQTFSEDLILLEGLKVSTQSSLPAFIFLLLIYIFAVVSNISLVSLIFTTRRLHQPMYLFFCNMSINDIFGASIITPHILRNIFTPPSERVIDYNSCVIQAFCVHLYAGASHTILMIMAFDRYMAICKPLQYATIMTKTMVVKLSVGAWTAALFFVAILLGLTIRLSRCRRVIFSPFCDNASLFKLSCESILINNIYGLCYTVVLLGSSTCSLTLTYLKIASVCLRSKNKALNSKALQTCTTHLAVYIFLMVSCFAIVILHRFPHLSEHGKVVAVLAEVTLPAFNAVIYGLQIKEIKRRIITLFKNSKVALMT; encoded by the coding sequence atgGAGAACCAGACTTTCAGTGAGGATCTTATACTTCTGGAGGGATTAAAAGTCTCCACCCAGTCCTCCCTTCCtgccttcatcttcctcttgctCATCTATATCTTTGCTGTGGTGTCCAACATTAGTCTTGTCAGCTTGATCTTTACCACCAGGCGCCTCCACCAGCCCATGTATCTGTTCTTCTGCAACATGAgtattaatgacatttttgggGCCTCGATCATCACACCGCACATActgagaaacattttcacaccacCTTCAGAGCGAGTCATTGATTATAATAGCTGTGTCATTCAGGCCTTCTGTGTTCACCTCTATGCGGGCGCCAGTCACACCATACTCATGATTATGGCCTTTGACCGCTATATGGCCATCTGCAAGCCTCTTCAATATGCCACCATCATGACCAAGACGATGGTGGTGAAGCTGTCGGTGGGAGCCTGGACAGCAGCTCTTTTCTTTGTAGCAATCCTCTTGGGTCTCACTATACGCTTGTCACGCTGCAGGCGAGTTATATTCAGCCCATTCTGTGACAATGCCTCTTTGTTCAAGCTGTCCTGTGAGAGCATCCTCATCAATAACATCTACGGACTCTGCTACACTGTGGTCCTGCTGGGCTCCTCCACTTGCAGCCTAACTCTCACCTACTTGAAAATTGCTTCAGTGTGTCTGCGCAGTAAGAACAAGGCATTGAACAGCAAAGCGCTGCAGACTTGCACCACCCACCTGGCCGTGTACATCTTCCTGATGGTGTCATGTTTCGCCATCGTCATCCTGCACCGTTTCCCCCACCTGTCAGAACATGGTAAGGTCGTGGCTGTCTTAGCTGAAGTGACACTGCCTGCTTTTAATGCGGTTATCTACGGCCTGCAAATAAAAGAGATAAAGCGGAGGATTATTACTTTGTTCAAAAACAGTAAAGTGGCTCTGATGACTTGA
- the or115-15 gene encoding odorant receptor 115-15 isoform X2 → MENYTLNSFTLQLEGLKVTEVSVYPVFFFFFFSYLVIILANVGIVVLVFIDRNLHQPMYLLFCNLPVNDIIGNSIMVPRLLSDILLPPSERLISYYEYVAICDPLRYAAIMTNKMVIRLTVSAWGVALVLVGILLGLTIRLNRCRTMITNPFCDNASLFKLSCENVFINNIYGLTFTVVLFTSSIGTMVLTYTKITVVCLTSKNKSLNSKALKTCSTHLFVYLIMFLCGMLIILLHRFPQYSDYRKLSAILFHIIPGSLNPIIYGVQSKEVRKFLSKLFESKKTVPS, encoded by the exons ATGGAAAACTACACTTTAAACAGCTTTACCCTCCAGCTGGAAGGATTGAAGGTCACTGAAGTTTCTGTGTACcccgtgtttttctttttctttttttcctacCTGGTTATTATACTAGCCAATGTGGGGATTGTAGTTCTGGTTTTCATTGACAGGAACCTTCACCAGCCGATGTATCTGCTGTTTTGCAACCTGCCAGTCAATGACATTATTGGGAACTCTATCATGGTGCCTCGTTTGCTCTCCGACATTTTGCTGCCTCCGTCTGAGCGTCTCATCAGTTATTATGA ATATGTGGCCATCTGTGATCCTCTGCGCTATGCTGCCATAATGACCAACAAAATGGTGATCAGGCTGACAGTTTCTGCCTGGGGAGTGGCCTTGGTTCTGGTCGGGATTCTTCTCGGTCTGACCATACGGCTGAACCGATGCAGGACGATGATCACAAACCCTTTCTGTGACAATGCCTCCTTGTTTAAACTCTCCTGTGAGaatgtgtttattaataatATCTACGGCCTCACCTTCACTGTCGTCCTGTTCACCTCTTCTATAGGCACCATGGTTCTCACTTACACAAAGATTACAGTCGTCTGTCTGACCAGTAAGAACAAGTCTTTGAACAGTAAAGCTCTAAAGACTTGCAGCACTCATCTCTTTGTATATctcattatgtttttatgtgggATGCTCATCATCCTCCTGCATCGCTTCCCTCAGTACTCAGACTACAGAAAACTCTCTGCCATTCTGTTTCACATCATCCCCGGCAGCCTCAACCCCATTATTTACGGTGTGCAGTCTAAGGAGGTGCGGAAATTCTTGTCAAAGCTATTTGAGTCCAAGAAAACAGTGCCATCGTAA
- the or115-15 gene encoding odorant receptor 115-15 isoform X1, protein MENYTLNSFTLQLEGLKVTEVSVYPVFFFFFFSYLVIILANVGIVVLVFIDRNLHQPMYLLFCNLPVNDIIGNSIMVPRLLSDILLPPSERLISYYECVVQAFSTHMFGTASHTVLMIMAFDRYVAICDPLRYAAIMTNKMVIRLTVSAWGVALVLVGILLGLTIRLNRCRTMITNPFCDNASLFKLSCENVFINNIYGLTFTVVLFTSSIGTMVLTYTKITVVCLTSKNKSLNSKALKTCSTHLFVYLIMFLCGMLIILLHRFPQYSDYRKLSAILFHIIPGSLNPIIYGVQSKEVRKFLSKLFESKKTVPS, encoded by the coding sequence ATGGAAAACTACACTTTAAACAGCTTTACCCTCCAGCTGGAAGGATTGAAGGTCACTGAAGTTTCTGTGTACcccgtgtttttctttttctttttttcctacCTGGTTATTATACTAGCCAATGTGGGGATTGTAGTTCTGGTTTTCATTGACAGGAACCTTCACCAGCCGATGTATCTGCTGTTTTGCAACCTGCCAGTCAATGACATTATTGGGAACTCTATCATGGTGCCTCGTTTGCTCTCCGACATTTTGCTGCCTCCGTCTGAGCGTCTCATCAGTTATTATGAGTGTGTAGTTCAGGCTTTTTCCACACACATGTTTGGCACTGCTTCTCACACTGTGCTCATGATTATGGCCTTTGACAGATATGTGGCCATCTGTGATCCTCTGCGCTATGCTGCCATAATGACCAACAAAATGGTGATCAGGCTGACAGTTTCTGCCTGGGGAGTGGCCTTGGTTCTGGTCGGGATTCTTCTCGGTCTGACCATACGGCTGAACCGATGCAGGACGATGATCACAAACCCTTTCTGTGACAATGCCTCCTTGTTTAAACTCTCCTGTGAGaatgtgtttattaataatATCTACGGCCTCACCTTCACTGTCGTCCTGTTCACCTCTTCTATAGGCACCATGGTTCTCACTTACACAAAGATTACAGTCGTCTGTCTGACCAGTAAGAACAAGTCTTTGAACAGTAAAGCTCTAAAGACTTGCAGCACTCATCTCTTTGTATATctcattatgtttttatgtgggATGCTCATCATCCTCCTGCATCGCTTCCCTCAGTACTCAGACTACAGAAAACTCTCTGCCATTCTGTTTCACATCATCCCCGGCAGCCTCAACCCCATTATTTACGGTGTGCAGTCTAAGGAGGTGCGGAAATTCTTGTCAAAGCTATTTGAGTCCAAGAAAACAGTGCCATCGTAA
- the or115-15 gene encoding odorant receptor 115-15 isoform X3: protein MYLLFCNLPVNDIIGNSIMVPRLLSDILLPPSERLISYYECVVQAFSTHMFGTASHTVLMIMAFDRYVAICDPLRYAAIMTNKMVIRLTVSAWGVALVLVGILLGLTIRLNRCRTMITNPFCDNASLFKLSCENVFINNIYGLTFTVVLFTSSIGTMVLTYTKITVVCLTSKNKSLNSKALKTCSTHLFVYLIMFLCGMLIILLHRFPQYSDYRKLSAILFHIIPGSLNPIIYGVQSKEVRKFLSKLFESKKTVPS from the coding sequence ATGTATCTGCTGTTTTGCAACCTGCCAGTCAATGACATTATTGGGAACTCTATCATGGTGCCTCGTTTGCTCTCCGACATTTTGCTGCCTCCGTCTGAGCGTCTCATCAGTTATTATGAGTGTGTAGTTCAGGCTTTTTCCACACACATGTTTGGCACTGCTTCTCACACTGTGCTCATGATTATGGCCTTTGACAGATATGTGGCCATCTGTGATCCTCTGCGCTATGCTGCCATAATGACCAACAAAATGGTGATCAGGCTGACAGTTTCTGCCTGGGGAGTGGCCTTGGTTCTGGTCGGGATTCTTCTCGGTCTGACCATACGGCTGAACCGATGCAGGACGATGATCACAAACCCTTTCTGTGACAATGCCTCCTTGTTTAAACTCTCCTGTGAGaatgtgtttattaataatATCTACGGCCTCACCTTCACTGTCGTCCTGTTCACCTCTTCTATAGGCACCATGGTTCTCACTTACACAAAGATTACAGTCGTCTGTCTGACCAGTAAGAACAAGTCTTTGAACAGTAAAGCTCTAAAGACTTGCAGCACTCATCTCTTTGTATATctcattatgtttttatgtgggATGCTCATCATCCTCCTGCATCGCTTCCCTCAGTACTCAGACTACAGAAAACTCTCTGCCATTCTGTTTCACATCATCCCCGGCAGCCTCAACCCCATTATTTACGGTGTGCAGTCTAAGGAGGTGCGGAAATTCTTGTCAAAGCTATTTGAGTCCAAGAAAACAGTGCCATCGTAA